CATCCGCTGGAGCGCGGGGGAGACCTTGGCGTCGGCGATGGCCTTCTGGCGTTCGGCGGAGCCGGGGGGGGCGGAGAAGATGCGGTGGGCGGCGGTGCCCGACAGCGTGCCGGCCTGCTGGTACTGCGGCTGTTCCTTCAGGTAGGCCTGGAGGTTGTCGTAGCTCTTGCCGCTGGAGGGGTCGACGATGCGCTCACCCTGGCGGACGACGACGTGGCCGGACTGTCCCTCCTGGCCCGGGCGCGTGTCCTTCAGGAACACCATCTCCGACCGGGCGCGCAGCGCGGGCGTGGCCTTCTCCACCCAGTCCGCCGCCTGGTCCAGGCAGTTGGCCTTCGCGTCGTGGGAGTCCTCGGTCAGCAGCGAGCTGGAGGCCGGGGTGTCCAGCCGCGGGCCCTCGCGAGTCGGGGCGCGCTCGAAGCGCGACTGGTCCGGGGTGGCCGCGTTGGCCGCGGGCTTCGCTGGAGGCGGGGGAGGCGTCGGCTTGGGTGGGACCGCCGGCGTTTCCACGGTGGGGCGACGAACCGTGCCCTGTGTCCTGGGACGATTGTTGCCAGCTCCTTCGATGCCCATGATGTTCCCCCAAAGATGCGACGCGCGACGCGCGCTGTACGGATCCCCAAAACCCGCCCCCCATTATCGGGCAAACCCGGTCCCGGTTGCGTCTTTTGATGCGTCCGCAACCACCCAGGGTGGGCCGGTCCCGGGTCGCCTCAGCGGCGGTGGGTGCCGCTGGCGGCGCGGGGGGCCTGGGGGGCCTGGGGGAGGGCGAAGGACAGCTCGCGCACGCGCAGCTCGAGGTGGGCGAAGCTGTCCATGTGGCGGGGCGGCGTGCCCTCCGCGCGCAGGGCCAGGCGCGTGTCGACCTCCAGCTCGAAGCGGGTGGGCCAGAGCCGGTCCACCGCGAACGCGCAGCCGCCCTGACCCCGGACGTAGGTGGTCAGCGTCTCGCGCTGCTCGGAGGCGCGCAGGTGCTCGGGGACGGGTTGGGGCTTGGATGTGGACTCCATCGTGAGCCGCAGGCCGAGGCTGGCGTCGTCGCGCGCCTTGAGCTCCAGCGTGGTGTGGGCGCCGGCCAGGGGACCCTTGCCCGGGAGGGCGGGTGTCCAGCGCGCGCCGAGGCCCACGGGTTCGGCGGGGAAGATGCGCCCCAGGCCGCTGAGCGTGGCCGTCACCTGGTCGAGCGGTCCGCGCAGCTCCGGGGCCAGGTCCTTGGGCAGCTTCAGCGTGAAGCCGTTGGGGCGGCCGTCGTGGGCGACGCGGCCCTCTCCCGTCAGGCCGGGCAGGGGCTCGAGCTGGGTGTGGAGCTGCTTCACGGCCTGGGGGGCGGTGCCCGGCTGGACGAGGAGGGCCACGCTCTCGAGCGTGAACCGGAAGCGGGCCTCGCCGGAGGCCGCCACCGCGAGCACCTCGGCGGCGAGCACCAACTGGACGCCGGGGACCGGAGGACGGGGAGTCTTCTTCCCCGCGTCCTTGACGGCGCTGCTGCTCTGGGTGCGCACGCGGATGCGCTGGACGCTCCCCACGACGGGAGCGAGGCGGAGCAGCGAGTGCGGGGAGGTGCCCCGGTCCAGGACTTTCATGGCGGCGGGATGTTAGTCGTCCCGCCGGGACGAAAGGCAATCACCACCAGCCGGAACACTTCCCGGTGCCCTGGTTGCAGAGCTGGAGGCGGATGCGCGCCGTTCCGCTGTACTGCCCGCTCCATCCCGTCATCACGGTGTCGTCGACGCGGGCGTCGAGCCTGACGTTGCCGCTGCGGCTCCGGGTCCACCAGCTCCCTTCGTAGAGCTCCCCGTCGCTCACCACCCAGCTCTTGCAGACCGTCGCGCGCCCGCCGCTGGGCGTATCCAGGGTGGTGCAGGCGCTGGTGCTGGGGGGATCCGTCTCTTCCGGGAAGGGGGCCGGGCCCGCGTGGGGACTGGCGGACGAGAGGCTCGCGGTGGTCAGGATTCCTGCGAGGACGTGAAGCATGGCGGGGACGCTCCTGCCCTGTGGGAGGGCTGAAGGGCCACGGCATGCGTGGCCCGGCACGAGCGGCCAAGCTAGAGGTGCCACCCTCGTGCGACAACCGCACGAAAGGCCCATGGGCTCCACGGTGCGGAACACTTGGATGTCCAGGGAGCGGACCCCGGGGCGCGACACGAGCGCCCCGGGGCCGCGACGGCTCACCAAGACATCCCGGGCGCCGGCGGCGCATGTTTCACGCCGGCGCCCGAGGGCGGTGGCTCACTCGGCCCAGTAGGTGTGGGTCGAGATGCCGAAGCCGTCCGCCGGGTCGAAGAAGAACTCGACGGTGTGGCCGCTCCAGGGGTCCGGCGCGAAGCCGTAGCTGCAGCCCGCGAGCAGGCGACCCTCGAGCTGGGCGGCGAGGTTGGCCCGGCCCGCGCTCTTGACGTCCGCGGGAATCGTGTTGCGGCGGTCGGCCAGGCTCAGGGCGTAGTCGAAGCGCGCCAGCACCTCGGCGGGGGTGGCCAGCGTGGGGCGGATGTCCACGTCGCTGGCGTCGGCCGGGATGCGGTCCGGGTCGATGCCGAAGCACTCGGGGCGCGACCCCTGGTTGTAGGACCCACGGAGGTCGTAGAGCATCTGGGTCCACCAGTCGAAGTGGCGGGCGATGGTGCCGCCGTTCGCGCCGTCGCTGGGGATGGCGTTGGCCGCGGCGATGAGCGTCTCCAGGGGGGCGCTGAGCGTGGCCGCGTTGCGGATGTGCCGCAGGCTCACGACGCCGATGCCGGACGTGTTGGAGATGGCCTGGATGGAGGAGAAGGGCCGCGCGTTGAGCAGGTTCACCGCGCCGTTCCAGGCGTTGGGCAGGATGTCGTGGAGCTCCGTGGAGCTGATGCTGTTCACCAGCGCCACGATGGCCGCCTCGTCGTCGGCGGAGATGGCGAGCTCGTCGAAGATGCCCACGCAGCCGGACCCGACGAGGTACTCCTCCTCGCGAGCGGCCAGCTCGATCTCCTTCAGACGCGCCTCGCCGACCTGCGAGAGCGAGGAGATGTCCTCGATGGAGACGAACGGCGTGACGGCGCGGCGGGAGACGATGCCGCTCGCGACGTTGCTCGGCAGGTAGAAGTCGAGCGTCGCGTAGTTCGCGCCATTCACGAAGTCGAGGATGCCCTGGCACTCGGGGGCGACGTCGACATCCTGCGCCGTCAGGGGCGTGACCTCGGACTGGACCGGCTCGGGAGTCGATACATCTGCTTCGGTGGTACCGCCACAGCCAGCGAGAAGACCCGCGGCAAGCAAGGCTGAGCCAAGACGATGATTCACGAGATGCTCCTTGGGGAACTGCGGGGAGAGCCGGATTAATACACCGAACAGGGGTGTTGCTGGCAAATCAAGGAGTTGTATGTGTCCTGATTCATTCTGGAAGTCTTTTGTATCGTGTGAACCCAAGAGGGTGGGAAGCGCGCGTCAAGCCTGGAGTGCGGAGGCTCGCCGCGACGGGCGGCCGCTCCTGCGTGGAATGTGTTGTTTCATTTCGGCGCGGGACCCGTCTGGTGACGCAATGTTCACGAACGTGGCCGGATGTCCGGCGTAGAACGGGACGGAGCCTGGGAGTACGTCGTCGCGTGGTGGCTGGGGTCTCCCCGGGCGGCCGACCCGCCACGCTTGTGGGCAGGTTGATTCACCGCGCATGTGTTCACGGGTCGCGCTGTGTGTATGGGTTGAATGACGCGCGCGGCGTGGCGTGGGTCTTGGATGTCTGTCTCTGCACGGGGCGAGACAAGACAATGTTTCAGGGGCCTCGGGTGACGGGGGCTGCGCGGGGGGCTGCCTGGAGCTTCCTCGCGGCGCCCGACGCGAGGCGCGTGGCCTGGTGGGCGTTCGGGCCCACCGGGGTGCTGGTGGCGGTGACCGCCGCCCTCCTGGGCGCCAGCCTCGGGACGCACGAGGACACCCGGACGCCCTTGCTGGCCTTCTCGCTGCTGGGCGTCAGCTACGTGGGGGCCGCCCTCTTCCCGTGTGATCCCGGCGCGCCGCCGTGGGGCACGTGGCGCAACCAGCTGCACGACCTGGTGGCGATGCTGGGCTACGGCGGCGCGGGCGCGGGGCTCATCGAACTGGGCCGCGCGTTCGAGGACGTGGCACCCGTCGCGGCGCTCGCCACGCTCACGGCGACGGTCGGCAAGGGCGCGCTGCTGGGGGGCGGCCTCTCGCTGGAGTCCCCCGTGCGGGGCCGGGTCCAGCGGGTGCTGGAGGGCGCGCTCTTCGGCTGGATGGTGCTGACGAGCGGGTGGTTGTGGCTCGGCGTCTGACGCCCGGGGCGGAAGGAGCGCGGCCCGTCCCGGGCGCCATCGCGGCTCAGGTCCCCGCGGGGTCGGCGGAGCCCACGGGCAGCTCCACCTTGGCCTCCGTGTTCGTCCAGACGAACGGGATGCCGGGCTGACGGTAGAGCGTGGCGGGGATGTCCTTGGCCAGCTGCGCGTGCAGCTCCGGGAGCTGGGACCAGTGCACGCCATGCTTCGCGTGGTGCGCGGCGTGGTAGCCCAGGTTGCCGGTCATGAGGTTGTAGCCCGCGTGGAGGATGTTGTACGAGGCCTGGGTGTGCTCCGTGGCGTCGAGGCCCACGTGGTGGAAGTACGTGGCCCACACCGTCACGTAGAGCGACACGGCCATGGGCAGCAGGAAGACGAAGAGGGCGTTGTACCAGTCGTGCCAGAACAGGAGGCCGAGCAGCGCCACCTGCACCACGCCCATGCCCAGGAAGACGCGGAGGGCGCGCGGGTGCTGGAGGCCCACGCGGAAGGCGCGCGGATAGGCGACGAGGGCGTTGAAGGCGGAGTACTCGAACTCGCCCATCGTCGTCCCGTCCCGGCGCTTCCAGGCGGACTCGTCCTTGTCCTGGTCCAGGTAGTTGCGGTGGTGGCCCAGCACGTGGTGCAGGAACCAGGCGTTCGAAATCACGCCGGTCTGGAAGCCGAAGACGACTTCGAGCAGGCGGTTGGGCAGCGCGTGCCGGAACATGGGGACGTGCTGGTGGTGGTGGTTCCACGCGCAGATCCACCCCTTGGGAATCACCCACAGGGCGAGCCACAGGATGGGCAGCCACCAGCTCCTGGCGGTGAAGTACACCGTGAGGTCCAGGGCGAACACGCACATGAACAGCAGGACGGGGAAGCGGTCTCTCGGATGTCGGAACAGGGTCATGCGGATTCCACTGCGGGGGTGGTGCGGACTTCCTGTGGGGAACGGACGGCGTGGGGACGGCGCGAGACGAGTCTCCCGGTGACACCCTTGGGGAGGACCACTCCGAAGAAGAATCCTTCCTCGAACGGCTCGGTGGAGTCGACGTGGACGCGGGCGCGGGCGGCGATGGTGGCCAGCGCGGTCTGCAGGTACACCACCGCGAAGGCGCCGCCGGAGCAGGCGCGGGGGCCTCGGCCGAAGGGGAAGAAGTACCCGCTGCCGAGCGGATCCCTCGCCGTGCCGCCGTCGAGCCAACGCGACGGGTCGAACACCTCCGGGGCGCTCCAGTGGGCGGGGTCCCGGTGCAGGTGCTGGTTGGAGATCATGATCATCGCGCCCGCCGGCAGGGTGACGCCCGCGAGCTTCGTGTCCTGGGATGGCGTGCGCGTGAAGACGCGCACGGCGGGCAGCAGGCGCATGGCCTCGTAGGCGACGGCCTCCGCCCAGGGCGCGTCGCGCAGCCGGTCGAAGTCGAGCGGCCGGTCGCCCAGCGCGGCGGCCTCCGCCGCCAGGCGCGTCTCCACGGCCGGGAACTTCTGGAGCTGGTGATACGCCCCCACCAGGGTGGTGCTGGACGAGAAGACGCCCCCGTAGAAGAAGGTCCCCAACTGGTGCGCGAGGAACCGGTCCGGGATGTCGGGCAGCTCCCGCAGCGTCCAGGACATGAGGTCGACGCGGCGGGCATCCGGCGCCGCGCGGGCCTCGCGGACCTTCCGCTCGAACAGCCCGTAGAAGCGCTCGCGCGCCTGCTCGAAGCCCTTGGGCAGGGAGACGAAGCGCAGCGGCAGCTTCGATTGGATGCGGGCGTCCGCGCCCCGGGCCATCAGCAGGAAGTCTTCATAGGCGGAGTCCGGCAGGGACTCACCGATGGTGACGTGGGCGAAGGTGTCGAACGTCAGCCGGCGCAGGGTGGGCGTGAGGTCCAGGGACGTCGCCGTCGACAGCGCGTCCACGGCGGCGTCGATGGCGCGCTGCATGGGCCCCACCTGGGCGGCGAGCCACTCCGCCGTCCAGGGCTGTACCAGCGGGTCCTGCCGGCGCTTCTCGTTCCACTCGTCGCCCTGGAGCGCGATGAAGGTCGTGTCGTTCGTCACCGTGGGACGGACCTGGTCGCTGATGTTGCCCTTCTCGAACTCCAGCCGGCGCGTCTCCATGACCTCCTCGATGAGCGCCGGGTCGTTGAGCACCAGGCCGGGGTTGGGCCCCATCCAGATGAGCGTCACGCCGCCATACTCGCGACCATAGCGCGCGCAGACGTCCCAGGGCTGGGGGCCGAGGAAATCCCCCACCGTCCCGAGGAGGCCGGGCGTGGGGCCCGGCAAGGGCTCCATGGCCCTGCGCCGCGCGCCGAAGAACAGGTTGAACAAACCTCGTGAGAGAGGATTCGGCAAGGGGTGCTCCAGGACGGTGGCTCAGACGGTGATGCCGCAGGGAATCTTGTCGGGTCGCAGGACGGTGTAGGGCACGTCGCCACGGGCGTTGCGCGCGTTGACCGCCTCGAGCTGGGCCCTCAAGCGGGCGTGGAAGCGGTCCCGGATGACCCCGAGCTCCGCCTCCTTGAAGTACTCCTCGCGCCAGCCGCCTTCGTGGAGCAGGAACTCCTCGTCGTCGCCGAAGCTGGAGAGGGCCCGCCCGATGGCGACCTGCCAGAGGGTCTGCGCCTTGGTGGGAATCATCGCGGCGAGGTCCTCCGGGCCGATGGTCCCCTTCTGGGTCGGAGGCGCCCGGCGCATGCTCAGCGGCGCGTTGGGCACGAAGGCGTAGTGTTCGTACTGGAGGTAGTTCACCGCGGCGTGCTGGACGCTGATGGTGAACAGCAGGGTGGAGAGGATGTCCACCAGGTCGTCCACGCGTTCGAGCCGCTCACAGGGCAGCTTGTCCACCGGCAGGCCATGCTCGGTGAGGTCTGCCCACCACTCGCTCAGCTCGGTGTCCTCGGCCAGGTCCGCGTCGCTCCGGTAGAAGTGCCGCAGCACGCCGCCGACGTACTCCTCGATGGCGTCCCACAAGGGGAGCGCGTCGTCGCGATAGGGATAGTCGGGGAGCACCGCCGGGTCGAGCACGCCCCGTCGTTCGAAGTCCGGGCGCGGCTTGTTGTCCGACAGCTTCCAGCGTTGGTAGCCCTTCTTGCCGAGCGCGAGGTGTCCCTTGTCGGGGCCGCCAGTGGCGATGAAGTCGTCGAACACGCCCCCTTCGGCGAGCAGTCCCTTGCGCGCGCCCTCGTTGATGGCGAGCGTGTAGCGGAAGTGACGGCGCATCAGCTTGTAGACGGGGTGCGGGTCGGGGAGGTTGCGCATCGTCGCCACGACGAAGGGCTCCGCCACGAAGTGCGTGCGCAGCGCGTGACCGACCATCTGGTGCGTGTTGCCCTCGCTGCAGCGCACGTAGATCTTCGCTAGGAGCCAGTCGTACTCGCCGTCGTTCGGCGTGAAGACGGGGGCCTCCTCCGGCGCGCGGCCCAATTGGATGGCGATGGGGCGCAGCCGCCGGGTGTCGTCCAGGAACAGCAGGCACCGCGAGGCGGGGGCCCAGCGGCGCTCCTCGACGCTCGCCTCGTCGGTCTTCCGGTACATCGGGATGCCCTCGAGGATCTCGAAGTCGATGAGGAAGACGCGCCGGGCGTCGAGCGCCCGCGCGAGGCTCATGCCCGGTGGCAAGAGGCCGTGCAGCGCCTCGTCGGTGAGCGGCATGCCGTCCGGCACCCGCGGGACGAGCTGGATGTGCAGCGGGTTGATGCCCTGCACGGCCTGTCGCGCGAACTCGTAGTCGTCCTTCCAGCGCTGCGCCAGCTGGGGCAGCTCGATGCCCTTGAAGAAGTCGAAGATGTCCACCAGGCCGTTCCAGGCGTGGCGGAGCATGGGCAGGTTCAGCTGGATGGCGGCCAGCGTCTTGGCGATGACGACCTCGTAGCTGCCCTCGCTCAGGTTGCGGTACAGCTCGTCCTTGGGGAGGGGACGCTCCTCACTGATGTCGAGCGCGCCCGGCAGGCCGACGGTCGCCTCGGCGGGACGCCAGGCATATTGCTTGCGACGCCGCTCCACCAGCTGGCGGCGCGCGGTCCGCTCGCGCTCGTGTGTCACCTGCCGAGGCAGGCGGGCCGTGCCCTCCAGGACGTCGACCGTCGTCCCGCCGAGCACCCAGCGGAACCAGGGGAAGAACCACGTCCGCTCCCCGGCGAGGACATGGACGCAGTCGAGCAGCCAGTCACTGGCGATACCCCCGGCATTGGTGAAGCGCAGCGAGACCAGCTCTCCCAAATCACTGGCATGGATGGAATAGACATCCTCCGCGCCGGCCTCGAAGTCGTTGTGAAAGCGTTTGTCCAACGGCTGCGACTCGCTCTCCCCTCGCGTTCCAACCAGGACGACGGAAATCGCGGCGTCCGTCCCCGCACCGAGCCTCGAACTCGTGCGGATGATGAGTTTGTACTGGACAGTCATGAATCCCTCTTGCAGACGGTTCAGACCGTAGGACGAGGAAAGCAGGAGCTGCAAGCCATGCTACCCTCCCCGGAGAATGACGCTCTCGTCGCTCACCGCACGCTTCGTCCCGGCCCTGCCTCCCGCGCCTCCGTGCCCGTCTCTGGTGGAGGGAAGACCGTGGACGGACCCGAGACGCGAGCGGGCGTGGCGGGGGTGGTGATGAAGGCCCTGTCGCGTTGGATGGCGTCGCTGGGATGGGGTCCTCGCGGCGAGCCGGCGGAGCCGCTGGCGCCCGAGGAGCTGGCGCGTTGGTATTCGGGGCTGAGCCCGGACGAGCAGCGCGCGCTCAGCCGGGAGCTGGCGCCGAGAGTGCGCGCGACGCGGGTCGAGCGGGAGCCGTCGACGCTCCCGGCGGTCGTCACCGGACGGCTCGTGTTCGAGCAGGACGGGCCCGACGGGCCCATCCCCCTGCACCACGTCAAGGTGGAGCTGTGGGATCGCGACATCGGCTCGCCGGATGACTTCCTGGGCCAGGGTTTCACGGATGGTTCGGGGGCGTTCACCATCCGTTACGACCCGGCGGACGCGGGCGTGGGGGACCTGCCGGACCTGGAGATCCGCTTCTTCGAGCCGCAGCACACGTTCCGCGCGGATGGGACGGTGGTGGAGTCGTGGCGGCGCATCGGCTCCGAGCGGGGGCCGGACGACCACGGTGGGCTCCAGCACGACTTCGGCACGCTGCGGCTGCCGTACTGGGAATACGACCCGGGGACGCCGCTGGCGCGGCTGCTCGTCACGGAGGAGGGGACGCCACCCACGGCCTATGCGCCGGGGCGGGCGCTGGCGATGCTCAAGGCCGTCGCGCCCATCGAGCTGGTCAAGCGCCGCCACCTGCTCGAGGGCCGGCTGGGGCGCCCGCCGAGCCTGGCGCGCATCCAGGCGGACTACCCGGAGTCGATGACGGTGCGGATGGAGCGCGAGTCCCCGGGCTCCACGCGCTCGGACGCGTTCTTCGGGGAGCGGCTGCTCAACGGGATGTTCTCCACCATCCTGGACCGGGACCCGGAGGTCGCGGACGCGAAGGACGCCTTCCGGCTCTACTTCCCCTGGAACGCGTACGAGCAGGATGGCGTCCACTGCCTGCCCGACGTGGACGTGCGCTTGAGGCTGGTGGAGGGGAAGCTCTTGCCCGTGCGCATCATCCTGGGGATGCGCGAGCCGGGCGTGACGGCGCCGGGGGCTCCCGTCACGCGGCGGAGCTTCACGCCCGCGGACGGCGCGGCGTGGGAGGCCGCCAAGCGCATGGCGCGGGTGAGCGCCACGCTGGACACGGAGCTGGGCAACCACCTGGGGCAGTGCCACTTCAACGTGGAGCAGTACGCCATCGCCGCGCACCGCAACCTGCGGCACAGCCCGCTGCGCTGGTTGCTGATGCCCCACCTGCGCGAGGTGGTGCTCATCAACCACGCGGCGAACGGGTTCCTCGTCGGGCCGGAGGGCTACATCACCCGCGCCAGCGCCCTGACCGAGCGGGGCATCGACACGCGCCTGGAGCACCTGCTGGGCAGCTACGACTGGAAGGGCTTCTCGCCCGCGCCTCCCGTCTGCGAGGGACACCGCTACGCTCGCGCCGCGGGCCTGTTCTGGCGGCTGGTGGGAGAGCACGTCGACGCCTTCTTCACCGAGCATGGCGCGCGAGTGGAGGCGTGGTGGACGGAGGTCCGCCGCTTCTCGGACGACCTGGTGTCGCACTCGGCGCCGGCGTTCGTGTGCCGCTACCTGCGCGCGAAGGTGCCGGGGAGGGAGGCGCCGTGGTTCGTGCGCTCGGAGCGGATGGACCTGGACGTGAAGACGGCGCAGCCGCCCCCCCGGGCCGTCAGCGCGGTGACGCGGACGGACTCGCCCCAGCCTGGGGAGATGGACGCGCTCGCGCAGCTGTGCCGCTACGTCATCTTCTTCGCCACCTTCCGCCACGCCTGGGCCAACAACCTCCAGTGGGAGGACGCCAGCGAGGTGCTCTACGCGTGCCTGGGGCTGCGCTGGGGCAAGGCGGGCGCCTTGTCCGGGGAGGAGGACCTGGACGTGGCGCCACCTCCGGACCAGGCCACGGAGATGCTGTGGATTTCGTGGATGCTGTCCAAGACGAACTACGGCTTCCTGCTGTCCAACGAAGAGGCGGATGTCCACCCGCGCTTCGTGGAGCTGCTGCGGGCCCACGCCGCCGAGTTCGCCGCGCTGGGCCTGGATGTCCGCACGGTCAGCTCGCGCATCAACATCTAGCGCGGCGTGGACCTCCTCGGGGTGACATCCCGAGATGGGTCGTCCTTCCGCGTCGTGGCGTCGAGGTGGGTGAGGCAGTCGCGCAGGTGGCGCAGTCCCTCGTCGATGCCCTTCACGGACACCGCGCCATAGCCGAGCACCCAGCCCGCCTGGGTGGCCCTCCCCGCGTAGTAGCCGGACAGCCCCTCCACGTTGACGCCCCGCTCCCGCGCCCGCTCGCAGAGCGCCCGCTCCAGCGCGACGCTTCCGCGGGTGAGCAGGGCGCACAGGTGCAGGCCCGCGACGGAGGGCGCGACGTGGACCCGGTCTCCGAAGCGCAGCGTGAGTCCTTCCGTGAGCCGGCGATGGCGGGCTTCGTACTCGCGCCGCATCTTGCGGATGTGGCGCGCCAGCAGGCCCTCGTCGATGAAGCGCGCGAGCGCCGCCTGCGTGGCATGCGGGCCGTGACCGTCCGTCACCCACCGGGCCACGCGCAGCTCCCGGTGGAGTGACGGCGGCGCGACCAGGAAGCCCAGCCGGAGCGCGGGCAGCATCACCTTGGAGAACGAGCCGATGTAGAGGACCCGGCCCGTGGTGTCCATGGCCTGGAGCGTCTCCAGCGGGCGCCCGCCGAAGCGGAACTCGCTGTCGTAGTCATCCTCGATGACCCAGGCGTCGCGTCGACGGGCCCATTCGAGCAGCGCCTGGCGCCGCGCCGTCGACATCACCGTCCCCAGGGGGAACTGGTGCGAGGGCGTGACGTACACCAGCCGCGTGTCGTCCGGCAGCGCGCGCACGTCGATGCCCTCCGCGTCCACGGGGATGGGGCTGACGCGCGCGCCCTGGGACTGGAACAGCAGCCGAGCGGGCGGGTAGCCGGGCTCCTCCACCGCCACGCGCGCCCCGGGCTCCAGCAGCACGCGCCCGACGAGGTCCAGCGCCTGCTGGGCGCCCTGGGTGACGAACACGTCCGCCGCCTCCGCGCGGACGCCACGGGAGACGCCCACGTGGCGCGCCACGGCCTCGCGGAGCGCGGGGTGGCCGGCGGGTTCCCCATAGGCGGCCGTCAGCGCGCTCGCGCGCAGCTGCCGCGCCACGAGCCGCCGCCACGTCTCGAAGGGGAACAGGGCGCCATCCGGGACGCCGACGCGGAAATCGAAGGGCGCATGGGGCCCCTGGAGGGAGGGCTCGGGCAGCT
This sequence is a window from Myxococcus stipitatus. Protein-coding genes within it:
- a CDS encoding PLP-dependent aminotransferase family protein, with amino-acid sequence MDLHVNLDDRRDLAGQIYRGLRAQVLDGRLRQGERLPPSRELARRLGVSRNTVGVAYEWLAAEGLLVGHVRTGSFVQAPPRPRQTRQRPGAREGKARTRALWSQLPEPSLQGPHAPFDFRVGVPDGALFPFETWRRLVARQLRASALTAAYGEPAGHPALREAVARHVGVSRGVRAEAADVFVTQGAQQALDLVGRVLLEPGARVAVEEPGYPPARLLFQSQGARVSPIPVDAEGIDVRALPDDTRLVYVTPSHQFPLGTVMSTARRQALLEWARRRDAWVIEDDYDSEFRFGGRPLETLQAMDTTGRVLYIGSFSKVMLPALRLGFLVAPPSLHRELRVARWVTDGHGPHATQAALARFIDEGLLARHIRKMRREYEARHRRLTEGLTLRFGDRVHVAPSVAGLHLCALLTRGSVALERALCERARERGVNVEGLSGYYAGRATQAGWVLGYGAVSVKGIDEGLRHLRDCLTHLDATTRKDDPSRDVTPRRSTPR
- a CDS encoding lipoxygenase family protein, encoding MTVQYKLIIRTSSRLGAGTDAAISVVLVGTRGESESQPLDKRFHNDFEAGAEDVYSIHASDLGELVSLRFTNAGGIASDWLLDCVHVLAGERTWFFPWFRWVLGGTTVDVLEGTARLPRQVTHERERTARRQLVERRRKQYAWRPAEATVGLPGALDISEERPLPKDELYRNLSEGSYEVVIAKTLAAIQLNLPMLRHAWNGLVDIFDFFKGIELPQLAQRWKDDYEFARQAVQGINPLHIQLVPRVPDGMPLTDEALHGLLPPGMSLARALDARRVFLIDFEILEGIPMYRKTDEASVEERRWAPASRCLLFLDDTRRLRPIAIQLGRAPEEAPVFTPNDGEYDWLLAKIYVRCSEGNTHQMVGHALRTHFVAEPFVVATMRNLPDPHPVYKLMRRHFRYTLAINEGARKGLLAEGGVFDDFIATGGPDKGHLALGKKGYQRWKLSDNKPRPDFERRGVLDPAVLPDYPYRDDALPLWDAIEEYVGGVLRHFYRSDADLAEDTELSEWWADLTEHGLPVDKLPCERLERVDDLVDILSTLLFTISVQHAAVNYLQYEHYAFVPNAPLSMRRAPPTQKGTIGPEDLAAMIPTKAQTLWQVAIGRALSSFGDDEEFLLHEGGWREEYFKEAELGVIRDRFHARLRAQLEAVNARNARGDVPYTVLRPDKIPCGITV
- a CDS encoding cytochrome P450, producing MPNPLSRGLFNLFFGARRRAMEPLPGPTPGLLGTVGDFLGPQPWDVCARYGREYGGVTLIWMGPNPGLVLNDPALIEEVMETRRLEFEKGNISDQVRPTVTNDTTFIALQGDEWNEKRRQDPLVQPWTAEWLAAQVGPMQRAIDAAVDALSTATSLDLTPTLRRLTFDTFAHVTIGESLPDSAYEDFLLMARGADARIQSKLPLRFVSLPKGFEQARERFYGLFERKVREARAAPDARRVDLMSWTLRELPDIPDRFLAHQLGTFFYGGVFSSSTTLVGAYHQLQKFPAVETRLAAEAAALGDRPLDFDRLRDAPWAEAVAYEAMRLLPAVRVFTRTPSQDTKLAGVTLPAGAMIMISNQHLHRDPAHWSAPEVFDPSRWLDGGTARDPLGSGYFFPFGRGPRACSGGAFAVVYLQTALATIAARARVHVDSTEPFEEGFFFGVVLPKGVTGRLVSRRPHAVRSPQEVRTTPAVESA
- a CDS encoding fatty acid desaturase family protein, with the protein product MTLFRHPRDRFPVLLFMCVFALDLTVYFTARSWWLPILWLALWVIPKGWICAWNHHHQHVPMFRHALPNRLLEVVFGFQTGVISNAWFLHHVLGHHRNYLDQDKDESAWKRRDGTTMGEFEYSAFNALVAYPRAFRVGLQHPRALRVFLGMGVVQVALLGLLFWHDWYNALFVFLLPMAVSLYVTVWATYFHHVGLDATEHTQASYNILHAGYNLMTGNLGYHAAHHAKHGVHWSQLPELHAQLAKDIPATLYRQPGIPFVWTNTEAKVELPVGSADPAGT
- a CDS encoding DUF998 domain-containing protein — encoded protein: MAWWAFGPTGVLVAVTAALLGASLGTHEDTRTPLLAFSLLGVSYVGAALFPCDPGAPPWGTWRNQLHDLVAMLGYGGAGAGLIELGRAFEDVAPVAALATLTATVGKGALLGGGLSLESPVRGRVQRVLEGALFGWMVLTSGWLWLGV
- a CDS encoding lipoxygenase family protein — encoded protein: MDGPETRAGVAGVVMKALSRWMASLGWGPRGEPAEPLAPEELARWYSGLSPDEQRALSRELAPRVRATRVEREPSTLPAVVTGRLVFEQDGPDGPIPLHHVKVELWDRDIGSPDDFLGQGFTDGSGAFTIRYDPADAGVGDLPDLEIRFFEPQHTFRADGTVVESWRRIGSERGPDDHGGLQHDFGTLRLPYWEYDPGTPLARLLVTEEGTPPTAYAPGRALAMLKAVAPIELVKRRHLLEGRLGRPPSLARIQADYPESMTVRMERESPGSTRSDAFFGERLLNGMFSTILDRDPEVADAKDAFRLYFPWNAYEQDGVHCLPDVDVRLRLVEGKLLPVRIILGMREPGVTAPGAPVTRRSFTPADGAAWEAAKRMARVSATLDTELGNHLGQCHFNVEQYAIAAHRNLRHSPLRWLLMPHLREVVLINHAANGFLVGPEGYITRASALTERGIDTRLEHLLGSYDWKGFSPAPPVCEGHRYARAAGLFWRLVGEHVDAFFTEHGARVEAWWTEVRRFSDDLVSHSAPAFVCRYLRAKVPGREAPWFVRSERMDLDVKTAQPPPRAVSAVTRTDSPQPGEMDALAQLCRYVIFFATFRHAWANNLQWEDASEVLYACLGLRWGKAGALSGEEDLDVAPPPDQATEMLWISWMLSKTNYGFLLSNEEADVHPRFVELLRAHAAEFAALGLDVRTVSSRINI